A portion of the Pseudomonas protegens CHA0 genome contains these proteins:
- the typA gene encoding translational GTPase TypA, which yields MIENLRNIAIIAHVDHGKTTLVDKLLRQSGTLERNELNDERVMDSNDQEKERGITILAKNTAINWNGYHINIVDTPGHADFGGEVERVMSMVDSVLLLVDAQDGPMPQTRFVTKKAFEAGLRPIVVINKVDRPGARPDWVLDQIFDLFDNLGATEEQLDFKVVYASALNGIAGLDHTEMAEDMTPLYQSIVDNVPAPAVDRDGPFQMQISALDYNSFLGVIGVGRIARGRVKPNTPVVAIDATGKKRNGRILKLMGHHGLHRVDVEEAAAGDIVCISGMDSLFISDTLCHPDTVEAMKPLTVDEPTVSMTFQVNDSPFCGKEGKFVTSRNIKERLDKELLYNVALRVEEGDSADKFKVSGRGELHLSVLIETMRREGFEMAVGRPEVIIRLVDGVKHEPFENVTIDLPEESQGKVMEEMGLRKGDLTNMVPDGKGRVRLEYNIPARGLIGFRNQFLTLTNGAGILTSIFDRYDVMKSGDMSGRQNGVLVSVETGKALTYSLETLQARGKLFVEHGQEIYNGQIVGLNSRDNDLGVNPTKGKKLDNMRASGKDETIALVPPVRFTLEQALEFIQDDELCEVTPKSIRLRKKILDESERTRAAKKAKN from the coding sequence GTGATCGAAAATCTACGCAACATCGCCATCATTGCCCACGTTGACCATGGTAAAACCACCCTGGTAGACAAACTCCTGCGTCAATCCGGCACCCTGGAGCGCAACGAGCTCAACGACGAGCGCGTGATGGACTCCAACGACCAGGAAAAAGAGCGCGGCATTACCATCCTGGCGAAAAACACCGCCATCAACTGGAACGGCTACCACATCAACATCGTGGACACCCCGGGCCACGCCGACTTCGGCGGCGAAGTTGAGCGCGTAATGTCCATGGTCGACTCCGTGCTGCTGCTGGTCGACGCTCAAGACGGCCCTATGCCGCAAACCCGTTTCGTGACCAAGAAGGCTTTCGAAGCCGGCCTGCGTCCAATCGTGGTGATCAACAAGGTCGACCGTCCGGGCGCGCGTCCTGACTGGGTTCTGGACCAGATCTTCGACCTGTTCGACAACCTGGGCGCCACCGAAGAACAGCTGGACTTCAAAGTCGTCTACGCCTCGGCCCTGAACGGCATTGCCGGTCTGGACCACACCGAAATGGCCGAAGACATGACCCCGCTGTACCAGTCGATCGTCGACAACGTACCTGCGCCGGCTGTTGACCGTGACGGTCCGTTCCAGATGCAGATCTCCGCACTGGACTACAACAGCTTCCTGGGTGTGATCGGCGTTGGCCGTATCGCTCGTGGTCGGGTCAAGCCGAACACTCCAGTCGTGGCTATCGACGCCACTGGCAAGAAGCGTAACGGTCGTATCCTCAAGCTGATGGGTCACCACGGTCTGCACCGTGTGGACGTTGAAGAAGCGGCTGCAGGCGACATCGTGTGCATCAGCGGTATGGACTCGCTGTTCATCTCCGACACCCTGTGCCACCCGGACACCGTCGAGGCGATGAAGCCTCTGACCGTTGACGAGCCAACCGTTTCCATGACCTTCCAGGTCAACGACTCGCCATTCTGCGGTAAAGAAGGCAAGTTCGTGACGTCCCGTAACATCAAGGAACGTCTGGACAAAGAGCTGCTGTACAACGTTGCTCTGCGCGTTGAAGAAGGCGACTCGGCCGACAAGTTCAAGGTTTCCGGCCGTGGTGAGCTGCACCTCTCGGTACTGATCGAAACCATGCGTCGCGAAGGCTTCGAAATGGCTGTAGGCCGTCCAGAAGTGATCATCCGTCTGGTTGACGGCGTGAAGCACGAACCGTTCGAAAACGTCACCATCGACCTGCCGGAAGAATCCCAGGGCAAGGTGATGGAAGAGATGGGCCTGCGTAAGGGCGACCTGACCAACATGGTGCCGGATGGCAAGGGCCGTGTACGTCTGGAATACAACATCCCTGCTCGCGGTCTGATCGGTTTCCGTAACCAGTTCCTGACCCTGACCAACGGTGCTGGCATCCTGACCTCGATCTTCGATCGTTACGACGTGATGAAGTCCGGCGACATGTCCGGCCGTCAGAACGGCGTTCTGGTTTCGGTTGAAACCGGCAAGGCACTGACCTACTCCCTGGAAACCCTGCAGGCGCGTGGCAAGCTGTTCGTTGAACACGGTCAGGAAATCTACAACGGTCAGATCGTTGGTCTGAACAGCCGTGACAACGACCTGGGTGTGAACCCAACCAAAGGCAAGAAGCTCGACAACATGCGTGCTTCGGGCAAGGACGAAACCATCGCCCTGGTTCCACCTGTTCGCTTCACCCTGGAACAGGCTCTGGAATTCATCCAGGACGACGAGCTGTGCGAAGTGACGCCTAAGTCCATCCGTCTTCGCAAGAAGATCCTGGACGAAAGCGAGCGTACTCGCGCTGCCAAGAAAGCCAAGAACTGA
- a CDS encoding YkgJ family cysteine cluster protein — translation MKSNLIAAAEIDRLDTWAKYTAPMCGSCMSSCCTLPVEVKIKDLIRIGIVDEFERGEPAKNIAKRLQKEGIVERYNQKSEIFTLQRMSNNDCLYLDRKSRLCTIYDKRPDTCRNHPKIGPRPGYCAYKPKPQVRPTNTSSRTLERF, via the coding sequence ATGAAGTCCAACCTGATCGCCGCCGCGGAAATCGATCGTCTCGATACCTGGGCCAAGTACACCGCCCCCATGTGCGGCTCCTGCATGTCCAGCTGCTGCACACTGCCGGTGGAAGTGAAGATCAAGGACCTGATCCGCATCGGCATCGTCGATGAATTCGAACGCGGCGAGCCGGCGAAGAACATCGCCAAGCGCCTGCAGAAGGAAGGCATCGTCGAGCGCTACAACCAGAAGTCGGAAATCTTCACCCTGCAGCGCATGAGCAACAACGACTGCCTGTATCTGGATCGTAAAAGCCGCCTGTGCACCATTTATGACAAGCGCCCGGACACCTGCCGCAACCATCCGAAGATCGGCCCGCGCCCGGGTTACTGCGCTTACAAGCCCAAGCCCCAGGTGCGCCCGACCAATACCAGCAGCCGGACCCTGGAACGCTTCTGA
- a CDS encoding glycogen/starch/alpha-glucan phosphorylase: MTQEPLVRDAEVAAFREAVLTKLTYAVGKDPDHAFDHDWFEAIALAARDHMVDHWMDHTRQIYRKGQKRVYYLSLEFLIGRLLFDSLSNLGLLEVAREALTDLGVDLERIRLLEPDAALGNGGLGRLAACFMESMSTLGIAGHGYGIRYEHGLFRQAIVDGWQQEQTEHWLDFGNPWEFERPEVIYSIGFGGSVDTVTDEAGNTRQVWWPAETVRAVAYDTPVVGWRGASVNTLRLWRARAMEDLHLERFNAGDHLGAVAEVARAESISRVLYPADSTEAGQELRLRQEYFFVSASLQDLLRRHKNMHDSVLSLGEHAAIQLNDTHPSIAVAELMRQLVDLHGIAWDAAWQITVETLSYTNHTLLPEALETWPVGLMERMLPRHMQIIYLINAQHIDSLRAKGLHDFDVLRAVSLIEEDNGRRVRMGNLAFLGSHSVNGVSGLHTQLMRSTVFSELHKLYPERINNKTNGITFRRWLYQANPQLTEMLVEALGPELLDSPEELLRGLEPFAENPVFRKQFAEQRLHSKRALAAIIHERLGIAINPAAMFDVQVKRIHEYKRQLLNLLHTVALYQAIRAEPETDWVPRVKIFAGKAAASYHQAKLIIKLTNDIARTVNNDPTVRGLLKVVFLPNYNVSLAESIIPAADLSEQISTAGFEASGTSNMKFGLNGALTIGTLDGANVEMCEQVGAEHMFIFGLSAQQVEARKRNGEFSAVPDIAASHRLNDVLQAIRGGVFSPDDPSRYTALIDSLIDYDRFLVCADFDAYWNAQARVEERWHDSKEWWRSAVLNTARMGWFSSDRTIREYATEIWKALE; this comes from the coding sequence ATGACTCAGGAACCCCTTGTTCGCGACGCTGAGGTGGCCGCTTTTCGCGAAGCCGTCTTGACCAAACTCACCTACGCGGTAGGCAAAGACCCGGATCACGCCTTCGACCACGACTGGTTCGAAGCCATTGCCCTGGCCGCGCGGGACCACATGGTCGACCACTGGATGGATCACACGCGGCAGATCTACCGCAAGGGCCAGAAGCGGGTGTACTACCTGTCCCTGGAGTTCCTTATCGGCCGCCTGCTGTTCGACAGCCTGAGCAACCTCGGGCTGCTGGAGGTGGCCCGCGAGGCCCTCACCGACCTGGGGGTGGACCTGGAGCGCATTCGCCTGCTGGAGCCCGATGCGGCTTTGGGCAACGGTGGCCTGGGGCGCCTGGCGGCGTGCTTCATGGAAAGCATGTCGACCCTGGGCATCGCCGGCCACGGCTACGGCATCCGCTACGAACACGGCCTGTTCCGCCAGGCCATCGTCGATGGCTGGCAGCAGGAGCAGACCGAGCACTGGCTGGATTTCGGCAACCCCTGGGAGTTCGAGCGCCCCGAGGTGATCTACTCCATCGGCTTTGGCGGCAGTGTCGACACCGTGACCGACGAGGCGGGCAACACCCGGCAGGTCTGGTGGCCGGCGGAAACGGTGCGCGCGGTGGCCTACGACACCCCGGTGGTGGGCTGGCGCGGGGCCAGCGTCAACACCTTGCGCCTGTGGCGGGCACGGGCCATGGAAGACCTGCATCTGGAGCGCTTCAATGCCGGTGACCACCTGGGCGCGGTAGCCGAAGTGGCCCGGGCCGAGAGCATTTCCCGGGTGCTGTACCCGGCCGACAGCACCGAGGCCGGCCAGGAGCTGCGCCTGCGCCAGGAATATTTCTTCGTCTCGGCGTCGCTGCAGGACCTGCTGCGCCGCCACAAGAACATGCACGACTCGGTGCTCAGCCTCGGCGAGCACGCGGCGATCCAGCTCAATGACACCCACCCGTCGATCGCCGTGGCCGAGCTGATGCGCCAACTGGTCGACCTGCACGGCATCGCCTGGGACGCGGCGTGGCAGATCACCGTGGAAACCCTCTCCTACACCAACCACACCTTGCTGCCCGAAGCCCTGGAAACCTGGCCGGTGGGCCTGATGGAGCGCATGCTGCCGCGGCACATGCAGATCATCTACCTGATCAACGCCCAGCACATCGACTCGCTGCGGGCCAAGGGCCTGCACGATTTCGACGTGCTGCGGGCGGTGTCGCTGATCGAGGAAGACAACGGCCGCCGGGTGCGCATGGGCAACCTGGCGTTTCTCGGCTCCCACAGCGTCAACGGCGTGTCCGGGCTGCACACCCAGTTGATGCGCAGCACGGTGTTCTCCGAGCTGCACAAGCTGTACCCCGAGCGCATCAACAACAAGACCAACGGCATCACCTTCCGCCGCTGGCTGTACCAGGCCAACCCGCAACTCACTGAAATGCTGGTGGAGGCCCTGGGCCCCGAGCTGCTGGACAGCCCCGAGGAACTGCTCAGGGGGCTTGAACCTTTTGCCGAGAACCCGGTCTTTCGCAAACAGTTCGCCGAGCAGCGCCTGCACAGCAAGCGCGCCCTCGCGGCGATCATCCATGAGCGCCTGGGAATCGCGATCAACCCGGCGGCAATGTTCGATGTGCAGGTCAAGCGCATCCACGAATACAAGCGCCAGTTGCTCAACCTGTTGCACACCGTGGCGTTGTACCAGGCGATCCGCGCCGAGCCGGAAACCGACTGGGTGCCGCGGGTGAAGATCTTCGCCGGCAAGGCTGCCGCCAGCTATCACCAGGCCAAGCTGATCATCAAGCTGACCAACGACATCGCCCGTACGGTGAACAATGACCCCACGGTGCGCGGTTTGCTCAAGGTGGTGTTCTTGCCCAACTACAACGTCAGCCTGGCGGAAAGCATCATTCCTGCCGCCGACCTGTCGGAGCAGATCTCCACCGCCGGGTTCGAGGCCTCGGGCACCAGCAACATGAAGTTCGGCCTCAATGGCGCGTTGACCATCGGCACCCTGGACGGCGCCAACGTGGAAATGTGCGAGCAGGTCGGCGCCGAGCACATGTTCATCTTCGGCCTAAGTGCCCAGCAGGTGGAGGCGCGCAAACGCAATGGCGAGTTCAGCGCGGTGCCGGACATCGCCGCCTCCCATCGGCTGAACGACGTGCTGCAGGCGATTCGCGGCGGGGTGTTCTCCCCGGACGATCCGTCGCGCTATACCGCGCTGATCGATTCGCTGATCGATTACGACCGGTTCCTGGTCTGCGCCGATTTCGACGCTTACTGGAACGCCCAGGCTCGGGTCGAGGAGCGCTGGCACGACTCCAAGGAATGGTGGCGTTCGGCGGTGCTCAACACTGCGCGCATGGGCTGGTTCTCTTCGGACCGGACCATCCGTGAATATGCTACGGAGATCTGGAAGGCCCTGGAATGA
- a CDS encoding DUF2339 domain-containing protein has translation MQWIFMLLGGGLGWLLDESFSDALIGAVSGLAIGLAIRSDALHRQVVDQHRELEKAKKALATLGQRLALLESTGGPAAEPASEPQASAPLAEAGSGMSAAPELADLPEFILEEVQPVEPAPAAPELVWELPAAASPAASVEASQPVPESVWQPQPQAPARESVAAPREPNLIERALSGARNWLFGGNTVLRVGVVLLFLGLAFLLRYATEGMVVPLELRYAGVAACSLGLLGLGWWLRRRNSNYALMLQGTGIAVLYLTVFAAMRLHPLLDPSAALGLLVAVTVFSAILAITQDALSLAAAAALGGFAAPILTSTGAGSHVALFSYFALLNAGILAIAWFKAWRLLNLIGFVGTFGIGFAWGLRSYTPELLWSTEPFLILFFVMYLAIGLLFTRRKLLEMPDAPADDSRQALLHWSARKGDYVDGSMLFGPPLVGFGLQLALVQHLEFAASFSALALGLTYIVLARLLMGGRALLLGETCLALGVIFASLAIPLGLDARWTCAAWAVEGAGIFWLGLRQQRPLARAFALLLQLGSALAFLSKLQPGATSLLDGAPLGALLLGVALLFSFDQLRRAQKTQVASWEQGIAPILAVAGLAFLYLLAPLFLFTQGTAISWAVAGLATLFVGLRLQSRTFLFTAFAVQLLGGALFLMRLQGADGDAGAVFNAGWSGLMSASLIGLALIGGMLMAARNDMVRSDPRLLRGLSLVLLAGLMMINLAVLFVLPWSTASGVWAASGLLIIWLSLYLQQRASFVFGLVLQVIGGSTFLLAGSGWYFVAADAARPLANGDFWTPMVLALAALVGAWRLQRSNHGSAFDTLSLGHLSDLLLAWGACWWAFTWLKEVLRFAPAHWQASLLLLISAASVLLWALLAVRLKWSSLGLLCSLLIPAAGLVLLASWAPRYHPAADFGWLAWTLLFAVHFFSQRRLASQLPARVASIAHVLGCWLLIGVLALELRYGLLLLSEQYNAWRWLGWAILPSLYLVAMAAPRAWPWPVSAHSREYRLYAALPLAVLMLGWFWLANIFSDGRAEPLPYLPLLNPLELGLLFALFGVYVWSRSAVRELAIRVDYAERATQLVAGLSLFAFFTVLVMRAAHHWSGVPFQADALLESMMVQAGLSIVWTLIALSLMIGGHLRHRREVWLIGAVLIAVVVAKLFLVELSNRGGLARIVSFIGVGVLLLVVGYFAPLPPKRAEAQAEPGKPLNEGVSS, from the coding sequence ATGCAATGGATATTCATGCTGCTGGGAGGGGGACTGGGCTGGCTCCTTGACGAGTCCTTCAGCGACGCCCTGATTGGCGCGGTCTCGGGCTTGGCCATCGGCCTGGCGATTCGTTCCGACGCCTTGCATCGACAAGTTGTCGACCAGCATCGTGAGCTGGAGAAGGCAAAGAAGGCCCTCGCTACCCTGGGCCAGCGCCTTGCCCTGCTGGAAAGCACCGGCGGCCCCGCTGCCGAACCCGCCTCAGAACCCCAGGCCAGCGCCCCGCTGGCCGAGGCAGGCAGCGGCATGAGCGCCGCGCCGGAACTTGCAGACCTTCCCGAATTCATTCTTGAGGAAGTCCAGCCCGTGGAGCCGGCGCCGGCTGCCCCCGAGCTGGTCTGGGAGTTGCCCGCGGCAGCGAGCCCTGCCGCCTCCGTGGAGGCCAGCCAGCCGGTGCCGGAGTCGGTATGGCAACCCCAGCCCCAGGCGCCGGCCCGTGAGTCCGTAGCTGCGCCTCGGGAACCCAACCTGATCGAGCGCGCCCTGAGCGGCGCGCGCAACTGGCTGTTTGGCGGCAACACTGTGCTGCGGGTCGGCGTGGTGCTGTTGTTCCTAGGCCTGGCTTTCCTTCTGCGCTACGCCACCGAAGGCATGGTGGTGCCGCTGGAGCTGCGCTACGCCGGGGTTGCGGCCTGCTCCCTGGGCCTGCTGGGCCTGGGCTGGTGGTTGCGGCGGCGCAACAGCAACTACGCCCTGATGCTCCAGGGCACCGGTATCGCCGTGCTGTACCTGACGGTGTTCGCGGCGATGCGCCTGCATCCGTTGCTCGACCCTTCCGCGGCCCTTGGCCTGTTGGTGGCGGTCACGGTGTTTTCGGCGATCCTGGCCATTACCCAGGACGCCCTCAGTCTGGCGGCCGCTGCAGCCCTGGGCGGCTTTGCCGCACCGATCCTGACGTCCACCGGCGCCGGCAGCCATGTGGCACTGTTCAGTTACTTCGCCCTGCTCAATGCCGGCATCCTGGCCATTGCCTGGTTCAAGGCCTGGCGCCTGCTGAACCTGATCGGCTTTGTCGGCACCTTCGGTATCGGCTTTGCCTGGGGCCTGCGCTCCTACACGCCGGAGCTGCTGTGGAGCACCGAGCCCTTCCTGATCCTGTTCTTTGTCATGTACCTGGCCATCGGCCTGCTGTTCACCCGGCGCAAGCTGCTGGAAATGCCCGACGCACCGGCGGATGACAGCCGCCAGGCGCTGCTGCACTGGTCTGCGCGCAAGGGTGACTACGTCGACGGCAGCATGCTCTTCGGCCCGCCCCTGGTGGGCTTCGGCCTGCAACTGGCGCTGGTCCAGCACCTGGAGTTCGCAGCTTCCTTCAGTGCCCTGGCCCTGGGCCTGACCTACATAGTCCTGGCCCGGCTACTGATGGGCGGCCGCGCCCTGTTGCTGGGTGAAACCTGCCTGGCCCTGGGCGTGATCTTCGCCAGCCTGGCGATCCCTCTAGGCCTGGATGCGCGGTGGACCTGCGCCGCCTGGGCCGTGGAAGGGGCGGGAATCTTCTGGCTCGGCCTGCGCCAGCAACGGCCGCTGGCCCGGGCGTTCGCCCTGCTGCTGCAACTGGGGTCGGCCCTGGCCTTCCTCAGTAAGCTGCAGCCTGGCGCTACCAGCCTGCTGGATGGCGCGCCGCTGGGGGCGTTGCTGCTGGGCGTCGCGCTGCTGTTCAGCTTCGACCAGTTGCGGCGGGCGCAGAAGACCCAGGTAGCGAGCTGGGAGCAGGGCATTGCGCCGATCCTGGCGGTGGCCGGGCTGGCTTTCCTGTACCTGCTGGCGCCGTTGTTCCTGTTCACCCAGGGCACCGCCATCAGCTGGGCCGTGGCGGGGTTGGCGACGCTGTTTGTCGGCCTGCGCCTGCAATCGCGGACGTTCCTGTTCACCGCCTTCGCCGTGCAGCTGTTGGGCGGTGCGCTGTTCCTGATGCGCCTGCAAGGTGCGGACGGCGATGCCGGTGCGGTGTTCAACGCCGGCTGGAGCGGGCTGATGAGCGCTTCGCTGATTGGCCTGGCGCTGATCGGCGGCATGCTCATGGCAGCCCGCAATGACATGGTACGCAGTGATCCGCGGCTGCTGCGGGGCTTGTCCCTGGTACTGCTGGCCGGCCTGATGATGATCAACCTGGCGGTGCTGTTCGTCCTGCCCTGGAGCACGGCCAGTGGCGTCTGGGCCGCCAGTGGCCTGCTGATCATCTGGCTCAGCCTGTATCTGCAGCAGCGGGCCAGCTTTGTCTTCGGTCTGGTGCTCCAGGTGATTGGCGGCAGCACTTTCCTGCTGGCCGGTTCGGGTTGGTATTTCGTCGCGGCGGACGCTGCGCGGCCTCTGGCCAATGGCGATTTCTGGACGCCGATGGTCCTGGCCCTGGCGGCCCTGGTGGGCGCTTGGCGCCTGCAGCGGAGCAACCATGGTTCGGCCTTCGATACCTTGAGCCTGGGCCATCTGTCCGATCTGTTGCTGGCCTGGGGCGCCTGCTGGTGGGCCTTTACCTGGCTCAAGGAAGTGCTGCGCTTCGCCCCGGCCCATTGGCAGGCCAGCCTGCTGTTGCTGATCAGCGCGGCTAGCGTGTTGCTCTGGGCGCTGCTGGCGGTACGTTTGAAATGGTCGTCCCTGGGCCTGTTGTGCAGCCTGTTGATACCGGCCGCGGGTCTGGTGCTCCTGGCTTCCTGGGCTCCGCGCTATCACCCGGCGGCGGATTTCGGCTGGCTGGCCTGGACCCTGTTGTTCGCCGTGCACTTCTTCAGCCAGCGGCGCCTGGCGTCGCAGCTGCCGGCACGGGTGGCGAGCATCGCCCATGTGCTGGGCTGCTGGTTGCTGATCGGCGTGCTGGCGCTGGAGCTGCGTTATGGCCTGCTGCTGTTGTCCGAGCAGTACAACGCCTGGCGCTGGCTGGGCTGGGCGATCCTGCCGAGCCTGTACCTGGTGGCGATGGCCGCGCCGCGCGCCTGGCCGTGGCCGGTTTCTGCCCACTCCCGCGAGTACCGCCTGTATGCCGCGCTGCCCCTGGCGGTGCTGATGCTCGGCTGGTTCTGGCTGGCGAATATCTTCAGCGATGGCCGGGCCGAACCACTGCCTTACCTGCCGCTGCTCAACCCGCTGGAACTGGGGCTGCTGTTCGCGCTGTTCGGCGTCTATGTCTGGTCGCGCAGCGCGGTGCGGGAACTGGCGATCCGTGTCGACTACGCCGAGCGTGCCACGCAACTGGTGGCGGGGCTGTCGCTGTTCGCCTTCTTCACCGTGCTGGTGATGCGGGCGGCCCACCATTGGAGCGGCGTGCCGTTCCAGGCGGATGCGTTGCTGGAATCGATGATGGTCCAGGCCGGGCTGTCCATCGTCTGGACCCTGATTGCCCTGAGCCTGATGATCGGCGGCCACCTGCGTCATCGCCGTGAAGTCTGGCTGATCGGCGCAGTGCTGATTGCCGTGGTGGTGGCCAAGCTGTTCCTGGTGGAGTTGAGCAACCGTGGCGGGCTGGCGCGGATCGTCTCGTTCATCGGGGTGGGAGTATTGCTGCTGGTGGTGGGCTATTTCGCCCCATTGCCGCCCAAGCGCGCCGAGGCGCAAGCCGAGCCCGGCAAACCGTTGAATGAAGGAGTGTCATCGTGA
- a CDS encoding DUF3999 domain-containing protein: protein MSVKLSLGWLGAVGLCVALSAVAQDKPGDFKSLAPLSLSGEGPWYRLELPLAVQLHASQTDLRDIRVFNAAGEPQAYALARQQAQTTEQHTLSDVKWFPLYSSADAADSTPSVRVQSTSNGTLVEVQPSTQLEAGEEVLRGWLLDASAIKAPLQQLVLDWTSERDGFQRFSIEASDDLQHWQPWGEGQVARLSFADERVEQHEVALPGQTARYLRLLWNAPQTAPVLTSAQLQSSTTSSLPSPLVWSQPLKGSSAKAGEYTWQLPMGLNLERVRIALTQANSLAPATLYGRRESSLPWQPLGNGLLYRLTQNGQDVQQNELQLPGQTVQQLRLVVDERGGGLGAEAPSLEFAVRGTQLVFLARGAGPYTLALGNPTASAANLPLATLIPDYSAQRLKQLGQAKVEGAAQLASATVAPAAAVAAGGPDWKKIGLWAVLLLGVLALAGMAFSMLRKPAA, encoded by the coding sequence GTGAGTGTGAAGCTGAGCCTGGGCTGGTTGGGGGCTGTGGGCCTGTGTGTGGCGTTGTCCGCCGTGGCCCAGGACAAACCGGGGGACTTCAAGTCCCTGGCACCCCTGAGCCTGAGCGGCGAGGGGCCCTGGTATCGCCTGGAATTGCCGTTGGCGGTGCAACTGCACGCCAGCCAGACCGACCTGCGGGATATCCGTGTGTTCAACGCTGCCGGTGAGCCCCAGGCCTATGCCCTGGCGCGCCAGCAGGCGCAGACCACCGAGCAGCACACGCTCAGCGATGTGAAGTGGTTCCCGTTGTACAGCTCGGCAGATGCCGCCGACAGCACCCCCAGCGTGCGGGTGCAATCCACCAGCAATGGCACGCTGGTGGAGGTTCAGCCCTCCACTCAACTGGAGGCCGGCGAGGAGGTCCTGCGTGGCTGGTTGCTGGATGCCAGCGCAATCAAGGCTCCGTTGCAGCAACTGGTGCTGGACTGGACCAGCGAACGCGACGGCTTCCAGCGGTTCAGCATCGAAGCCAGCGACGACCTGCAACACTGGCAGCCCTGGGGCGAAGGCCAGGTGGCGCGCCTGTCGTTCGCCGACGAGCGGGTCGAACAGCATGAAGTGGCCTTGCCCGGGCAGACGGCGCGCTACCTGCGCCTGTTATGGAACGCCCCGCAAACGGCGCCGGTGCTGACTTCGGCGCAATTGCAAAGCAGTACCACCAGCAGCCTGCCCTCGCCGCTGGTGTGGTCGCAGCCCCTGAAGGGCAGCAGTGCCAAGGCCGGCGAGTACACCTGGCAGCTGCCTATGGGTTTGAACCTGGAACGGGTGCGCATTGCCCTGACCCAGGCCAACAGCCTGGCTCCGGCCACGCTTTATGGGCGCCGAGAAAGCAGCCTGCCGTGGCAGCCCCTGGGCAATGGCCTGCTGTACCGCCTGACCCAGAATGGCCAGGACGTGCAGCAGAACGAACTGCAACTGCCGGGGCAGACCGTGCAGCAACTCAGGCTGGTGGTGGATGAGCGTGGTGGCGGCCTGGGCGCCGAGGCCCCGAGCCTGGAGTTCGCCGTGCGTGGCACCCAACTGGTGTTCCTGGCTCGGGGAGCCGGCCCTTACACCCTGGCCCTGGGCAACCCCACCGCGAGCGCGGCCAACCTGCCGCTGGCGACCCTGATCCCCGACTACAGTGCGCAACGCCTCAAGCAGTTGGGCCAGGCCAAGGTCGAGGGTGCGGCGCAGCTGGCCTCGGCCACTGTCGCTCCTGCCGCTGCCGTGGCGGCAGGCGGGCCGGACTGGAAGAAGATCGGCCTGTGGGCCGTATTGCTTCTCGGGGTGCTGGCCCTGGCCGGCATGGCCTTCAGCATGTTGCGCAAACCCGCGGCCTGA
- a CDS encoding class 1 fructose-bisphosphatase encodes MSRVTLSRYLIEQTRSNNTPADLRFLIEVVARACKEISHAVSKGALGGVLGSMGTENVQGEVQKKLDVISNEILLEANEWGGHLAGMASEEMDNAYQIPGKYPKGAYLLVFDPLDGSSNIDINAPVGTIFSVLRCPNEYLSQNEALNEKAFLQPGTQQVAAGYAIYGPQTMLVLTLGDGVKGFTLDREMGSFVLTHEDIKIPESTQEFAINMSNERHWEAPVKRYVEELLAGDTGPLKKNYNMRWVAAMVADVHRILTRGGLFMYPRDSREPEKPGKLRLMYEANPMSFLVEQAGGASTDGHKRILDIQPEGLHQRVAVFLGSKEEVARVTGYHKE; translated from the coding sequence ATGTCCCGCGTTACCCTGAGTCGCTATTTGATTGAGCAGACCCGCAGCAACAACACTCCTGCCGATCTGCGCTTCCTGATCGAAGTGGTGGCGCGTGCTTGCAAGGAGATCAGCCACGCCGTTTCCAAGGGCGCCCTGGGCGGTGTCCTGGGCAGCATGGGCACGGAAAACGTGCAGGGCGAAGTGCAGAAGAAGCTCGACGTGATCTCCAACGAGATCCTGCTCGAAGCCAACGAATGGGGCGGCCACCTGGCCGGCATGGCGTCCGAGGAAATGGACAATGCCTACCAGATCCCGGGCAAGTACCCCAAAGGCGCCTACCTGCTGGTATTCGACCCGCTGGACGGCTCCTCGAACATCGATATCAACGCACCGGTCGGCACCATTTTCTCGGTACTGCGCTGCCCGAACGAGTACCTGAGCCAGAACGAAGCCCTGAATGAAAAGGCCTTCCTGCAGCCGGGCACCCAGCAGGTCGCTGCCGGTTACGCCATCTACGGCCCGCAGACCATGCTGGTGCTGACCCTGGGCGACGGCGTCAAAGGCTTCACCCTGGACCGCGAAATGGGCAGCTTCGTCCTGACCCACGAAGACATCAAGATTCCGGAGTCCACCCAGGAATTCGCCATCAACATGTCCAACGAGCGTCACTGGGAAGCCCCGGTCAAGCGCTACGTGGAAGAACTGCTGGCGGGCGACACCGGCCCGCTGAAAAAGAACTACAACATGCGCTGGGTCGCGGCGATGGTGGCTGACGTGCACCGTATCCTGACCCGGGGCGGTCTGTTCATGTACCCACGTGACAGCCGCGAGCCGGAAAAACCGGGCAAGCTGCGCCTGATGTACGAAGCCAACCCGATGTCGTTCCTGGTGGAACAGGCCGGCGGCGCGTCCACCGATGGTCACAAGCGCATTCTCGACATTCAGCCTGAAGGCCTGCACCAGCGTGTGGCGGTGTTCCTCGGCTCGAAGGAAGAAGTGGCCCGCGTGACCGGCTACCACAAGGAATAA